Proteins encoded within one genomic window of Candidatus Binatia bacterium:
- a CDS encoding TIGR03619 family F420-dependent LLM class oxidoreductase yields the protein MEIGFYLRNMGPASSRELLTSAAQKAEAALLDAVWVADHIAIPPDDAVGSEGRYLDPLATLAFLAGSTKKIGLGTSVLVLPYRPALATAKWVATIQELSAGRLLLGVGSGWMESEFRAVGVEPSERGRITDATLKFLHECFAQDIVESNRQPFLFRPRPARPKIYVGGSGPRAFRRTVEFADGWMPIGSDPKKLALKSSGLRQIAREAGKPDPEVQLVTTLPLHDLDRAEATLRTLAEGGATGVIHSQKYLEEPELQESIEALGRLREKMVSTGA from the coding sequence ATGGAAATCGGTTTTTATCTTCGCAATATGGGCCCCGCCTCGAGCCGGGAACTGCTTACAAGCGCGGCACAAAAAGCCGAAGCTGCGCTCCTCGACGCGGTATGGGTCGCCGACCATATCGCGATCCCCCCTGACGATGCCGTCGGGTCCGAAGGAAGGTACCTGGACCCGCTCGCGACTCTCGCCTTTCTGGCCGGCAGCACCAAAAAGATCGGCCTCGGCACGAGCGTTCTGGTGCTCCCCTACCGCCCGGCACTTGCGACGGCAAAATGGGTCGCCACGATTCAGGAACTCTCCGCGGGCAGACTCCTTCTCGGCGTCGGCTCGGGATGGATGGAATCGGAATTCCGCGCTGTCGGCGTAGAGCCGAGCGAGCGAGGCCGTATCACCGATGCCACGCTGAAGTTCCTGCATGAATGTTTCGCCCAGGATATTGTCGAGTCGAATCGGCAACCCTTTCTTTTCCGACCAAGACCCGCACGCCCCAAAATCTACGTCGGCGGTTCCGGCCCCCGAGCTTTTCGTCGCACGGTCGAATTTGCTGACGGATGGATGCCCATCGGCAGCGACCCGAAAAAACTCGCTCTGAAAAGCTCAGGCCTCCGGCAAATCGCCCGTGAGGCGGGCAAACCCGACCCCGAGGTCCAATTGGTGACCACACTCCCCTTGCACGATCTTGATCGTGCCGAAGCGACTCTGCGAACGCTGGCCGAAGGAGGCGCGACCGGTGTCATCCACTCGCAGAAATACCTCGAAGAGCCGGAGCTTCAGGAAAGCATCGAAGCTCTCGGGCGGCTGCGAGAAAAGATGGTTTCGACCGGGGCCTGA
- a CDS encoding alanine/glycine:cation symporter family protein yields METFIENTFAPFADKLNSIIFFGIDVGGREFPLIVAWLMAGALFFTFYLGFISIRGFPHALRLVRGDYTDPAAPGEVTPFQALSTAVSGTVGVGNIAHVAICISVGGPGAAFWLLIAGFLGMSSKFAECTLGVKYRKENPDGSISGGPMFYLDRGLSARGLPRLGKTMAWYYAVCIIIGSLGVGCMFQSNQAYVQLANVTGGADGFLGDKGWLVGLGLASIVFSVIVGGIRSIARVAQAIVPFMALTYIATGLFVIIANIDRIPTALQQIVTGAFSPEGVSGGMLGVMALGFKRAAFSNEAGIGSAAVAHAAVRTRHPVTEGFVALLEPFIDTIVVCSITALVITCTVYDPANPVGTASGVELTSSAFASVIPWFPYVLALVVFLFAFSTMVAWSYYGLEGWIYIFGPGKVSRHSFNTIFCVFVAMGCVAQLEAILDFSDGMIFAMALANILGLYLLAPIVKGEMKDYLKKLRAGEIVPYR; encoded by the coding sequence ATGGAAACTTTCATCGAGAACACGTTTGCCCCATTTGCCGACAAGCTCAACTCCATTATTTTTTTCGGGATCGACGTGGGCGGTCGCGAATTCCCGCTGATCGTGGCCTGGCTGATGGCCGGAGCCCTTTTCTTCACTTTCTACCTCGGTTTCATCAGTATTCGAGGCTTTCCTCATGCCCTGCGTCTGGTTCGTGGCGACTACACAGACCCGGCGGCCCCCGGCGAGGTGACGCCATTTCAGGCACTCTCGACAGCCGTCTCCGGCACCGTCGGTGTCGGCAATATTGCACATGTCGCCATCTGCATTTCGGTCGGTGGGCCCGGTGCGGCGTTCTGGCTGCTGATCGCCGGCTTTCTCGGCATGTCCTCAAAGTTTGCCGAATGCACTCTCGGCGTGAAGTACAGGAAAGAAAACCCCGATGGCTCCATCAGCGGTGGCCCAATGTTCTATCTCGATCGCGGCCTGAGCGCGCGTGGGCTGCCCCGTCTGGGAAAAACGATGGCCTGGTATTATGCCGTCTGCATCATCATTGGTTCGCTCGGAGTCGGATGCATGTTCCAGTCCAATCAGGCCTACGTCCAACTGGCGAACGTCACGGGAGGGGCGGACGGCTTTCTCGGCGACAAGGGGTGGCTCGTCGGTTTGGGGCTCGCCAGTATTGTCTTTTCCGTGATCGTCGGCGGAATTCGCAGTATCGCGCGGGTCGCGCAAGCGATTGTCCCATTTATGGCTTTGACTTATATCGCGACCGGCCTTTTCGTCATCATTGCCAATATCGATCGAATCCCCACCGCCCTGCAACAGATCGTCACCGGAGCCTTTTCTCCCGAGGGCGTTTCCGGTGGCATGCTGGGTGTGATGGCCCTTGGCTTCAAACGAGCCGCTTTTTCCAACGAAGCCGGAATTGGATCTGCGGCCGTCGCCCACGCAGCGGTGCGCACGCGGCACCCTGTGACCGAGGGATTCGTCGCTCTGCTCGAGCCCTTTATCGATACCATCGTCGTCTGCTCGATCACCGCTCTGGTCATCACCTGCACCGTATATGATCCGGCGAACCCCGTCGGAACGGCAAGCGGTGTCGAATTAACCTCGTCGGCCTTTGCCAGCGTCATTCCCTGGTTTCCCTACGTTTTGGCGCTGGTCGTTTTTCTCTTTGCTTTCTCGACCATGGTGGCCTGGTCGTACTACGGACTTGAGGGGTGGATCTATATCTTTGGTCCCGGCAAAGTCTCGCGGCATAGCTTCAATACAATTTTCTGCGTCTTTGTAGCCATGGGTTGTGTGGCCCAACTTGAGGCGATTCTGGACTTTTCAGATGGCATGATCTTCGCGATGGCTCTGGCAAATATTTTGGGGCTCTACCTGCTCGCACCCATCGTCAAAGGTGAGATGAAAGATTATCTGAAGAAGCTCCGCGCGGGTGAGATCGTCCCCTATCGCTAG
- a CDS encoding acyl-CoA dehydrogenase family protein has protein sequence MKRTIYSEEHEIFRAGFRRFAEKEIVPRIDGWNAAGITDRETWQKVGEAGYLGAAVPEAYGGAGGDFLFDAILIEEAGRIRAHPLMLSLHSDIVLPYFLDFGTEEQKTRWVPGCVRGETILAIGMTEPGTGSDLANIRTTARRDGDSYILNGAKTFISNGQLADLVVVVCKTDPEIEPRHKGISLIVVEAGTAGFSRGRNLDKLGLKGQDTSELHFEDCRVPATNLLGQEGRGFYHLMQQLQQERLTIAIGSIASSRRSLEDTLDYCRERSAFGRSIASFQANQFTLAELATQVEVGQAFVDRCLGAHIAGEEIVNEVSMAKWWTTDLQKKLTSECLQLHGGYGFMAEYPISQDYADAAVQSIYAGTNEIMKVLIARGLGLPDA, from the coding sequence ATGAAACGTACAATTTACTCCGAGGAACATGAGATTTTTCGCGCGGGCTTCAGGCGCTTTGCTGAAAAGGAAATTGTCCCGCGCATCGACGGGTGGAATGCGGCCGGGATTACGGATCGGGAGACTTGGCAGAAGGTGGGCGAAGCCGGGTATCTGGGGGCGGCCGTGCCGGAAGCCTACGGGGGCGCAGGCGGGGATTTTCTTTTCGATGCAATTTTGATCGAAGAGGCCGGCCGGATTCGTGCGCACCCTCTGATGCTCTCGCTGCACTCGGACATCGTGCTGCCTTATTTTCTCGACTTCGGGACCGAAGAACAAAAGACCCGCTGGGTTCCCGGGTGCGTTCGCGGTGAAACCATCCTCGCTATCGGCATGACCGAGCCTGGGACGGGTTCCGATTTGGCGAATATCCGGACGACCGCGCGTCGGGATGGGGACAGCTATATTCTCAACGGTGCCAAGACGTTCATTTCAAACGGACAGCTGGCCGATTTGGTTGTCGTGGTCTGCAAGACGGATCCCGAGATCGAGCCGCGCCACAAGGGCATCAGCCTGATTGTTGTCGAGGCCGGCACCGCCGGGTTCTCACGAGGCCGCAATCTCGACAAGCTCGGTCTGAAGGGGCAGGACACCAGCGAACTGCATTTCGAGGATTGTCGGGTGCCGGCCACGAATCTTCTCGGGCAGGAGGGGCGCGGTTTCTACCATCTGATGCAGCAACTACAGCAGGAGCGCCTCACGATCGCGATTGGCTCGATCGCTTCATCCCGGCGCTCGCTGGAAGACACGCTGGATTATTGTCGTGAACGGTCTGCGTTTGGTCGATCGATCGCTTCATTTCAGGCCAACCAATTTACTCTCGCGGAACTCGCGACGCAGGTGGAAGTTGGACAGGCCTTTGTCGATCGCTGCCTTGGGGCACATATTGCGGGGGAAGAGATCGTCAATGAGGTCAGCATGGCGAAGTGGTGGACCACCGATCTCCAGAAAAAACTGACTTCCGAGTGCCTCCAGCTGCATGGAGGGTACGGATTCATGGCAGAATATCCGATCTCGCAGGACTACGCAGATGCCGCCGTTCAGTCGATCTACGCGGGGACCAACGAGATCATGAAGGTGTTGATCGCCAGGGGTCTGGGGCTCCCCGACGCCTGA
- a CDS encoding nuclear transport factor 2 family protein gives MTSTLPEERIEIARQAWEAVSTADVESLARVSTAAVVWHASGRGIRAGTHRGRRAVMDYLASLGDDVDSLSLDLVDVLTGDLRTALLVRLTGARHGKELDTQFVVLLRMEERKIAEVWSMPNDQYLVDEFWA, from the coding sequence ATGACGAGCACGCTACCTGAAGAGAGGATCGAGATCGCGAGACAGGCTTGGGAAGCGGTTTCGACGGCTGATGTGGAAAGTCTTGCGCGCGTTTCGACAGCGGCTGTCGTTTGGCACGCCTCTGGCCGGGGAATCCGCGCCGGCACGCACCGCGGTCGGCGGGCGGTCATGGACTATCTCGCCAGCCTTGGCGATGATGTAGACTCCTTGAGTCTGGATCTGGTGGATGTTCTGACCGGAGATTTGCGCACCGCCCTTCTCGTTCGCTTGACGGGCGCTCGGCACGGGAAGGAACTCGATACGCAATTCGTCGTCTTGCTGCGGATGGAGGAGCGCAAGATCGCCGAGGTTTGGTCGATGCCGAACGACCAATATCTGGTCGACGAGTTCTGGGCCTGA